In the Naumovozyma dairenensis CBS 421 chromosome 4, complete genome genome, one interval contains:
- the HIP1 gene encoding histidine permease (similar to Saccharomyces cerevisiae HIP1 (YGR191W); ancestral locus Anc_5.158): MSKNPLRNGPLNKIVNGFKSAEDEKSILEGKSSTQSSLLDLTLKKCDNGIEVVNDATSTVSNASVTNVNLNKNLSIRHLLTLAVGGAIGVGLFVNSGAALASGGPASLVIDWVIISTCLFTVINALGEMAAAFPVVGGFNVYITRFVDPSVGFAVNINYLAQWLVLLPLELVAASMTIKYWNDTINSDAWVAIFYAVIAFANMLEVKSFGETEFVLSMVKILAIIGFTILGIVLSCGGGPQGGYLGGKYWHNPGSFVGHTSGTKFKGLCSVFVTAAFSYSGIEMTAVSAAESKDPRRTIPKAAKRTFWLITASYITILTLIGCLVPYDEPRLLSGSSSVDAASSPLVIAIENGGIKGLPSLMNAIILISIISVANSAVYACSRCMVAMAHIGNLPQVLKHIDKKGRPVNAILFTLFFGLLSFVAASDKQAEVFTWLSALSGLSTIFCWMAINISHIRFRQAMKKQRKSLDELPYLSQTGVWGSWYGVIVLFLVLIVSFWTSLFPLGGSGADAESFFQGYLSFPILIACYVGHKLVYRKKQIVVALEDMDIDTGRRQVDLTIRRQEMKEEQEHLAKSSFFARFLHVWC; this comes from the coding sequence ATGTCAAAAAATCCATTGAGAAATGGACCGCTGAACAAGATTGTCAACGGTTTTAAATCTgcagaagatgaaaaatcaattctAGAAGGAAAATCATCAACCCAATCTAGCCTTCTGGACCTAACATTGAAAAAGTGTGATAATGGAATAGAAGTTGTCAATGATGCTACCTCGACTGTTTCCAATGCTAGTGTCACAAATGTCAATTTAAATAAGAATCTTTCTATTCGTCATCTATTGACATTAGCAGTTGGCGGGGCCATTGGTGTCGGTTTATTCGTTAATTCCGGTGCTGCATTGGCATCAGGTGGCCCAGCAAGTTTAGTCATTGACTgggttattattagtacATGTTTATTTACCGTCATTAATGCCTTGGGTGAGATGGCAGCAGCTTTCCCAGTAGTCGGTGGGTTTAATGTTTACATTACTAGATTTGTTGATCCATCAGTTGGTTTTGCTGTTAATATCAATTATTTGGCACAATGGTTAGTACTTCTACCTTTAGAATTAGTTGCAGCTTCAATGACTATCAAATATTGGAACGATACAATTAATTCTGATGCCTGGGTTGCAATATTTTATGCAGTCATTGCATTTGCTAATATGCTTGAAGTTAAATCATTTGGTGAAACTGAATTTGTTCTCTCCATGGTTAAAATTTTGGCAATCATAGGGTTCACTATTCTAGGTATTGTTCTATCCTGTGGTGGAGGTCCTCAAGGTGGATATTTAGGAGGTAAGTATTGGCATAACCCTGGTTCTTTCGTTGGACATACTTCTGGTACTAAATTTAAGGGTCTATGTTCTGTGTTCGTTACTGCAGCTTTTTCATATTCTGGTATTGAAATGACAGCTGTTTCTGCAGCAGAGAGTAAAGACCCAAGAAGAACCATCCCAAAGGCTGCCAAAAGAACATTTTGGTTGATTACAGCTTCTTACATTACGATATTGACATTGATAGGTTGTTTAGTACCGTATGATGAACCAAGATTGTTAAGTGGTTCAAGTTCCGTTGATGCTGCATCATCTCCACTAGTTATTGCTATTGAGAATGGTGGTATTAAAGGTTTACCTTCTTTAATGAATGcaattattttgatatcTATCATTTCAGTTGCCAATAGTGCAGTTTATGCTTGTTCTAGATGTATGGTCGCCATGGCACATATTGGGAATTTACCACAAGTACTTAAACATATCGATAAGAAAGGTAGGCCAGTCAATGCTATTTTGTTTACCCTATTTTTCGGTCTGCTGTCCTTTGTGGCAGCAAGTGACAAACAAGCTGAGGTATTTACTTGGTTAAGTGCATTATCTGGGTTATCAACTATTTTCTGTTGGATGGCtattaatatatcacaTATTAGATTTCGTCAAGcaatgaagaaacaaagaaaatcaCTAGATGAACTTCCATACCTTTCTCAAACAGGTGTATGGGGGTCGTGGTATGGTGTTATTGTTCTATTTCTAGTCttaattgtttcattttgGACTTCATTATTTCCATTGGGTGGCTCTGGGGCAGATGCAGAATCATTTTTCCAAGGTTACCTTTCGTTCCCTATCTTAATTGCATGTTACGTTGGACATAAACTAGTGTATagaaagaaacaaattgTTGTTGCATTGGAGGACATGGATATAGATACAGGAAGAAGACAGGTTGATTTGACTATTCGTAGACAGGaaatgaaagaagaacaagagcACCTGGCGAAAAGTTCTTTCTTCGCTAGATTCTTACATGTTTGGTGTTGA
- the TDH3 gene encoding glyceraldehyde-3-phosphate dehydrogenase (phosphorylating) TDH3 (similar to Saccharomyces cerevisiae TDH3 (YGR192C) and TDH2 (YJR009C); ancestral locus Anc_5.155) — MVSVAINGFGRIGRLVLRVAMARKNVEVLAINDPFITNDYAAYMFKYDSTHGRYAGEVTHDDKHIIIDGVKIATFQERDPANLPWASLKVDIAIDSTGVFKELDTCQKHLDAGAKKVVITAPSSTAPMFVMGVNEDKYTSDLKIVSNASCTTNCLAPLAKVINDAFGIEEGLMTTVHSQTATQKTVDGPSHKDWRGGRTASANIIPSSTGAAKAVGKVLPELQGKLTGMAFRVPTVDVSVVDLTVKLNKETTYDEIKKVIKEASEGKMAGILGYTEDAVVSSDFLGDARSSIFDAAAGIQLSPKFVKLVSWYDNEFGYSTRVVDLVEHVAKA, encoded by the coding sequence atggTTTCAGTTGCTATTAACGGTTTCGGTAGAATTGGTAGATTAGTCTTGAGAGTTGCTATGGCTAGAAAGAATGTTGAAGTTTTAGCTATCAACGATCCTTTCATCACCAACGACTACGCTGCTTACATGTTCAAGTACGACTCTACCCACGGTAGATACGCCGGTGAAGTCACCCACGATGACAAACACATTATCATTGACGGTGTCAAGATCGCTACTTTCCAAGAAAGAGACCCAGCTAACTTACCATGGGCTTCTTTGAAGGTCGACATTGCTATTGACTCCACTGGTGTCTTCAAGGAATTAGACACTTGTCAAAAGCATTTGGACGCTGGTGCCAAGAAGGTTGTCATCACTGCTCCATCTTCTACCGCCCCAATGTTCGTCATGGGTGTCAACGAAGACAAATACACTTCTGACTTGAAGATTGTCTCCAACGCTTCTTGTACCACTAACTGTTTGGCTCCATTAGCTAAGGTCATCAACGATGCTTTCGGTATTGAAGAAGGTTTAATGACCACTGTCCACTCTCAAACCGCCACTCAAAAGACTGTTGACGGTCCATCCCACAAGGACTGGAGAGGTGGTAGAACTGCTTCTGCTAACATCATCCCATCCTCTACTGGTGCTGCCAAGGCTGTCGGTAAGGTCTTACCAGAATTACAAGGTAAGTTGACCGGTATGGCTTTCAGAGTCCCAACCGTCGATGTCTCCGTTGTTGATTTGACTGTTAAGTTGAACAAGGAAACCACTTACGATGAAATCAAGAAGGTTATCAAGGAAGCTTCTGAAGGTAAGATGGCTGGTATCTTAGGTTACACTGAAGATGCTGTTGTCTCTTCTGACTTCTTGGGTGATGCTAGATCTTCCATCTTCGATGCTGCTGCCGGTATTCAATTATCTCCAAAGTTCGTCAAGTTGGTCTCTTGGTACGATAACGAATTCGGTTACTCCACCAGAGTTGTCGATTTGGTTGAACACGTTGCTAAGGCTTAA